One genomic window of Polyangium aurulentum includes the following:
- a CDS encoding phosphoadenosine phosphosulfate reductase family protein has protein sequence MSKAPRHILSLSGGKDSAALAVYMRDRVPEMEYIFHDSGKELRETEDYLARLEAYLGKPIARTTSGNTFDHWLKVYGNMIPSNHRRWCTRMLKLKPFEDYVGTDPVINYVGLRADEDREGYISHKPNIKAVYPFREDGLVRADIIRILEESGLGLPPYMAWGRSRSGCYFCFYQQRIEWVRLKEKHPDLFEEAKNYEAKSLEHGGPFYWNANESLTELERPERMTEIKREWEESQARKRGAATKRRLIQVLCDDADEDEPEKSEGCLICSI, from the coding sequence ATGAGCAAGGCGCCGCGCCATATCCTGAGCCTTTCCGGCGGAAAAGACAGCGCCGCACTCGCCGTGTACATGCGTGACCGGGTCCCCGAGATGGAGTACATCTTCCACGATTCGGGGAAGGAGCTCAGAGAAACCGAGGACTACCTGGCCCGGCTCGAGGCGTACCTGGGCAAGCCGATCGCCCGCACGACTTCCGGCAACACCTTCGACCACTGGCTCAAGGTCTACGGCAACATGATTCCGTCGAACCACCGCCGCTGGTGCACGAGGATGCTGAAGCTCAAGCCCTTCGAGGACTACGTTGGTACTGACCCCGTCATCAACTACGTGGGCCTGCGAGCGGACGAAGATCGTGAGGGCTATATCAGTCACAAGCCCAATATCAAGGCCGTGTACCCCTTCCGTGAGGACGGCCTCGTGCGCGCTGACATCATCCGAATCTTGGAGGAGTCGGGACTTGGCCTTCCGCCCTACATGGCGTGGGGGCGTTCGCGCTCCGGCTGCTACTTCTGCTTTTACCAACAGCGCATCGAGTGGGTGCGGCTGAAGGAGAAACACCCGGACCTGTTCGAGGAGGCCAAGAACTACGAGGCAAAGAGCCTTGAACACGGTGGCCCATTCTACTGGAATGCCAATGAGTCGCTTACGGAGCTGGAGCGGCCCGAGCGCATGACGGAGATCAAGCGAGAATGGGAAGAGTCGCAGGCCCGGAAGCGTGGAGCGGCGACGAAACGGCGGCTTATTCAGGTTCTGTGTGACGATGCGGATGAGGACGAGCCCGAAAAGTCGGAAGGTTGCCTGATCTGTTCAATCTGA
- a CDS encoding DNA phosphorothioation-associated putative methyltransferase, translating to MDLSVLAKQVARLSLGKRLPEGVYVHVEALPRLSAELRAAVDAAAAIAEVDAAAFHVVKFAKRGAKISLLAYPTFFQEAFPCLTESWVVDLASHSVTHRTYAPDGNPPILHRKEVLLPPDHPRVPEFAALTTRATEFGLFEDTKAIGTKNAWTAKLERLGLRLDGHQLVETRREASAASHGDCSEPVVQRHRTALQRYSLSTPAQALWRYGFLDTGSSLFDYGCGRGDDVRILKSLGINATGWDPHFAPKEPKQDADVVNIGFVINVIENAQERREALAGAYALARKVLAVAALIGGRTAYERHRLFRDGVLTSRGTFQKYFSQQELREYIETTLGREPIAVEPGLFLVFRDDVEEQRFLAAKQTRARCTVRLTKPAKPEATKHAPRPTRWEQHRALLEAFWDRCLQLGRLPKDSEFPRLAELRGAVGTPQMVLRKLREERGEASLEAARTARMEDLLVYLALNLFERRRSFRHLPENLQHDIGCFWGSYAAAQAEGTKTLFSLGTPEVIHKACATAAAEGVGYLDRDHSLQLHSSLVARLPAVLRIYIGCAARLYGEVDTADLVKIHVHSGKLSLMAYDDFSGRPLPRLLERVKINLRTQNVQFFDYDNSAPVQYLYRKSRYIPPDFERYEEQVAFDKAVESLGLDMADHGPQASVFEETLRERRLKIQDFALVPMHGGAGTGGQ from the coding sequence ATGGATCTCTCCGTCTTGGCGAAGCAGGTCGCCCGGCTCTCGTTGGGCAAGCGTCTTCCCGAGGGGGTGTACGTCCACGTCGAAGCCTTGCCTCGCCTATCCGCGGAGCTGCGCGCGGCGGTCGATGCCGCAGCTGCGATCGCGGAGGTCGATGCCGCCGCATTCCACGTGGTCAAGTTCGCCAAGCGCGGTGCCAAGATCTCGCTCCTCGCCTACCCGACGTTCTTCCAGGAGGCGTTCCCCTGCCTCACGGAGTCGTGGGTCGTCGACCTCGCGTCGCACTCGGTCACCCACCGAACCTACGCACCGGACGGGAACCCGCCAATCCTCCACCGCAAGGAGGTGCTGCTCCCGCCGGACCACCCCAGGGTTCCGGAGTTCGCCGCGCTGACGACCCGTGCGACAGAGTTCGGCCTCTTTGAAGACACGAAGGCGATCGGAACCAAGAACGCGTGGACCGCCAAGCTCGAGCGCCTAGGGCTCCGCCTGGACGGCCACCAGCTCGTCGAGACGCGCCGGGAAGCGTCAGCCGCATCCCACGGCGACTGCTCTGAGCCCGTCGTGCAGCGCCACCGGACGGCGCTGCAACGGTACAGCCTGTCGACTCCCGCGCAGGCGCTGTGGCGCTACGGCTTCCTCGACACTGGTTCGTCCCTGTTCGACTATGGATGCGGCCGAGGGGATGACGTCCGCATCTTGAAAAGCCTGGGTATCAACGCGACCGGCTGGGATCCGCACTTCGCGCCGAAGGAGCCCAAGCAAGACGCCGATGTGGTCAATATCGGCTTCGTCATCAACGTCATCGAGAATGCCCAGGAGCGGCGCGAGGCCCTCGCCGGGGCCTACGCGCTTGCGCGTAAGGTCCTTGCGGTCGCCGCCCTTATCGGTGGCCGCACAGCGTACGAGCGGCATCGCCTCTTTCGCGACGGCGTGCTCACGAGCCGCGGAACCTTCCAGAAGTATTTCTCGCAGCAGGAGCTTCGCGAATACATCGAGACAACCCTAGGGCGGGAGCCGATCGCCGTCGAACCGGGGCTCTTTCTGGTGTTCAGGGACGATGTCGAGGAGCAGCGGTTCCTGGCAGCGAAGCAGACCCGCGCTCGCTGTACCGTGCGGCTCACGAAACCCGCGAAGCCCGAGGCGACAAAGCACGCGCCCCGCCCGACGCGTTGGGAGCAGCACCGTGCGCTGCTCGAAGCCTTTTGGGATCGATGCCTCCAGCTCGGCCGACTTCCCAAGGACAGCGAGTTCCCACGCCTCGCCGAGCTGCGCGGAGCCGTGGGTACGCCGCAGATGGTGCTACGCAAGCTTCGGGAGGAGCGCGGCGAAGCATCTCTCGAAGCGGCGCGCACGGCGCGCATGGAGGACCTCCTCGTCTACCTGGCACTGAACCTGTTTGAGCGGCGGCGCTCGTTCCGGCACCTGCCGGAGAACCTTCAGCACGACATCGGGTGCTTCTGGGGGTCCTACGCCGCGGCCCAGGCCGAGGGAACGAAGACCCTATTCTCGCTTGGAACCCCGGAGGTCATCCACAAGGCGTGCGCGACAGCTGCCGCGGAGGGCGTAGGCTACCTGGACCGCGACCACTCCTTGCAGCTCCACTCGTCGCTCGTCGCGCGGCTGCCGGCGGTGTTGCGCATCTACATCGGCTGCGCGGCGCGCCTCTATGGCGAGGTCGACACCGCGGACCTCGTCAAGATCCACGTCCACTCCGGGAAGCTCAGCCTCATGGCGTACGACGACTTCAGCGGCCGTCCGCTGCCGCGGCTTCTCGAGCGCGTCAAGATCAACCTCCGCACGCAAAACGTCCAGTTCTTCGATTACGATAACAGCGCGCCGGTCCAGTACCTCTACCGGAAGTCTCGCTACATTCCGCCGGACTTTGAGCGATACGAGGAGCAGGTGGCGTTCGACAAAGCCGTCGAGTCCCTCGGACTTGACATGGCGGACCACGGTCCCCAAGCGAGCGTCTTCGAGGAGACGCTGCGCGAACGTCGCCTGAAGATTCAGGACTTTGCGCTCGTTCCGATGCACGGAGGGGCAGGAACGGGCGGGCAGTGA